The following proteins come from a genomic window of Aricia agestis chromosome 19, ilAriAges1.1, whole genome shotgun sequence:
- the LOC121736698 gene encoding uncharacterized protein LOC121736698 translates to MSEQLELLTENPLHWTSVSFTTPEVLKKEIKPFVLLALKELEGCPDSRTANLMNADKFSAVRAVVRHVTRLRSATNTPWNPRDMQTFLEGLRFSPECASELCNLLCTDEIYEHIPKHLRVKPGVVNLQWKIDVSLSQSNINSSVADEQKSKEIMHRDTKVILILTLTNDETRIYRLSISKFHELRYVIASALKSMIVLEKRKCMRRN, encoded by the exons ATGTCGGAACAACTAGAGTTACTTACAGAAAATCCTTTGCATTGGACGTCGGTTTCGTTTACCACCCCAGAGGTGCTCAAAAAGGAAATAAAACCGTTTGttttat TGGCTCTCAAAGAGTTGGAAGGTTGTCCCGACAGTCGGACAGCCAATTTAATGAATGCTGATAAGTTCTCAGCCGTCCGAGCAGTAGTCAGACATGTCACTCGGCTCAGATCTGCCACAAATACTCCCTGGAACCCTAGAGATATGCAAACATTCTTGGAAGGGCTCAG GTTTTCACCAGAGTGTGCATCTGAGCTATGTAATCTACTGTGTACAGATGAGATATATGAACACATACCTAAACACCTGAGGGTCAAGCCAGGAGTAGTGAATTTACAATGGAAGATTGATGTTTCACTAAG tCAATCCAACATAAATTCAAGTGTTGCCGATGAACAGAAGAGTAAAGAGATTATGCACAGGGATACTAAAGTCATTCTCATACTCACATTGACAAACGACGAGACAAGAATATACAGATTATCTATTAGTAAGTTTCATGAATTAAGGTATGTTATAGCCAGTGCATTGAAAAGTATGATTGTTCTGGAGAAGAGGAAATGTATGAGAAGAAACTGA
- the LOC121736697 gene encoding cleavage and polyadenylation specificity factor subunit 5: MATIQGASVKQWPVRPGLQHQNSQSNPSITLNRTINLYPLTNYTFGTKEPLFEKDASVPARFQRMREEFAKIGMRRSVEGVLLVHEHGLPHVLLLQLGTAFFKLPGGELNPGEDEIEGLKRLLTETLGRQDGVKQEWLIEDTIGNWWRPNFEPPQYPYIPPHITKPKEHKRLFLVQLQDRALFAVPKNYKLVAAPLFELYDNAQGYGPIISSLSQSLCRFNFVYM, from the exons ATGGCGACAATACAAGGAGCATCGGTCAAACAATGGCCAGTGCGGCCCGGCTTACAACATCAAAACAGCCAAAGCAACCCGAGTATTACGTTAAATAGAACAATAAACCTATATCCACTGACGAATTACACATTCGGCACGAAGGAGCCGCTATTCGAGAAGGATGCGTCTGTGCCGGCGAGGTTCCAGAGAATGCGTGAGGAGTTCGCCAAGATTGGAATGAGAAG GTCAGTGGAAGGTGTACTACTGGTACATGAGCACGGTCTACCTCAtgtgctgctgctgcagctcGGCACAGCATTCTTCAAGTTACCTGGTGGAGAACTGAATCCGGGAGAG GACGAAATTGAGGGACTCAAAAGGCTATTGACAGAAACTCTGGGCAGGCAAGATGGAGTGAAACAGGAGTGGCTTATTGAAGACACTATTG gcAATTGGTGGAGACCCAACTTTGAACCGCCTCAGTACCCATACATACCTCCGCACATAACCAAACCAAAAGAGCACAAGCGTTTATTCCTCGTCCAGTTACAGGACAGGGCCTTGTTTGCAGTGCCCAAAAATTACAAGCTTGTTGCCGCACCACTGTTTGAGTTGTACGACAATGCACAGGGATACGGACCTATAATCTCATCTCTCTCACAGAGCCTGTGCAGATTCAACTTTGTGTACATGTAA